In Anomaloglossus baeobatrachus isolate aAnoBae1 chromosome 2, aAnoBae1.hap1, whole genome shotgun sequence, the DNA window CCTAGTGCTGATGGAATAGGAACCAGTGAACAGCAGTTCTCAGAGCTGTTCACTTCCAGGGTTTTATCCTCCCCCACATCCTCTGGAAGGCGTCCCTGTCAATACTGCCAAATGTCCTGCCAGGAGAGATAATAGGTTAGAAAGAATCCTTATATCGCAATAAGACACATGAATTGGGACTGTCCTAAAGGGATAACGTGTAAGCGGCAGTCAGTAAGAGGTTTCCACACTAcactctgctgacagattcataGGATAAGAAATGAGCCTCAAAAAGTCCCCCTATCCCCGTCCCATTTACACTGACTCACCTGCGATGGGGTTTTACGGGCCTTCGATTAGATATTACAGGTTTTGGTATTGATTTTATGACCTTCCATCCGTCATTGGCAAATGTGAATCCACAGAACAGTTTTTGACATGTTTCGGCTATTGGATTGTTGGCTTCAGTGAAGGACAGGACGCCTTTCATTGTAGTTgatgtcatcactggtggctgCGGAGAGAAGATACAAGAACCAGTGTTTATAAGGAATAAACACATCAGAAATATACTGCTGCCACCATCTTTTCTGGGTCATATACTTACAGGGGGTAGCTGGAATGAAGGGCACGCTCTGGCTTCCTCTATATCTGTCCAGTTGATCTTTCTAAAGAATGGATGATCTCTGATGTTCTCCACAAATTTCTGCCGACTTTCTGGGTCCTTATCCAAGAGCTGGGAACATATAATAAAGATGATTATTCAGTCTCCAGTCGTCCTACATTGTGTATTTCATTACATATATCCACTGTATTACTaagatgtgtctttatactcacCCCCTTAATGATGGCTTTGAGTTGGGGGTCCATTTTACTTGGGAAGATAGGATCATCATTAATCATTGCTTTGATTGTGGTCTCATCAATTTTCCCTCGATAGAATGGATGTTTGCCAGTAGCCATCTCGTATATCACCAgaccagcagagaaccagtccactgctGTGTTGTAGGGCTTCTTTTGAAGAATCTGTgaagacatgaaaaatacaataagaaCATTGTCCTACCAGCAGAAGACATGGAGATGTCCAGCTTCCTATATAAGTGATCCCTCAGGGACATGTAGATGAttcctcacctcaggagccatgtataCACGAGTCCCGGCCCAACCTGAAGTCTTTGTGTCGCCAAAGATGTTCATCACGGCAGCACCGAAATCAGCGATCTTCAAGTGACCTGTGCTGTCCAGTAAAATGTTCTCTGGTTTTATGTCTCTGGAAAGAGATGAAAAAATGCCATAATGCAATTATTATATTAGCCTGGCTGATAACGTATTAGAGCCTGAGATATCAAGTGTCTACAGGGGGTATTAGGATGAGGGTATAAGAGTCTATATACCAGGTCTACACAGAAGACGTACTGCACCTACCTGTGTATGATACCTCTTGAGTGGAGAAATTGCAGTCCACAGATCAGCTCAGCAGCAAGAAATCTAATgagaaaaaaacaacagaaaaccaTCAAAATCCAACATTTCATTTACTAAACTAAGAGACGAATAATGATGTAAAGCCAGATGAGCCTTACAACCATCATCTTCATCTAATATATCCATGTTCTGTCTTACCTGGTGACTGAAATAGGAAATGGGGCATTGGTTGACATGATGTCTCGAAGGTCTCCTCCACTGAGATATTCCATGACATAGAATAAGTAGTCCTGTGATAAAATAGAGGAGATAATAGGTGTTACTGGTATAGTCTAGATATGGGGCACTGGGGGTAATGTTATAATATATGTAATACTATGGTAGTCACCTAGAAGAACATTGCACACAAATGGACATATAGACAGGCATTCATAGAATATATAGAAGGCTCAGAGCTGTTAGATTGTGAGCCTCTCACATAGTTACATAGGATGAAAAAAAACcttagttcatctagttcaaccttcctccaccaattatacattttgttactaaatcatttataacaacaattttgtgtgtactgaggaaatcatctagcCTATTTTTTTAAAGTTGTTCTAGTGTCAGCCATTGCTACCTctagtggtagggcattccacagtctgactgctctaactgtaaataaccctttcctatttagttgccggagtcacctttcttccacttgcagtgagtgcccctggtccttagtattgtctttggaaggaataagtcatgttccaATCCTTTATATTGATGACACATGTATTCATACATATAAATgatatctcctctgagacgtctttttttctaagctaaacaaaaccAACTTTTACACCCTCTCATCATATGTTtggcctccattccttgcaataatctagttgctgcctttgaactgactctaacgtctgaatatcctttttaaaatgtggaccccaaaactgaatcccatattccagatgtggccttacaagtgatatatATATAGGGGTAGCTATAGAGGGATAACTATAGGGTTAATTAAGGAGGGattacctgggactggaaggtggaaAAAGCCCGAGTACTGaatggactcttcctagtcatctccagGACCTGTCGTTCTATCAGGATCTCGTCTCTTGATTTGTTAAGTAGGCGCCTCTTCTTCACCATCTTCACTGCCACTTGTTGTTGGGAGGCCTTATGTGTGGCCAACATGACCTGGAGGATACAAAGCATTAGAACTGGAGGAAAGGCCCGTCCTGCCATGAGACGTGATGAGAAGATGTGAAGCAGTGATGTTCCTAGGGTCATATTACTGCTCCACATCACGTATGAGGAAGACGTCACCACAATTActaatacttactttaccaaatccgcCCTCTCCAATGACtttatggaaggtgaagctctccagTCCAGTCACAATGATGGGAGATTCAGCTGGGGTTGTCCCTGATGGAGAGAGGAGAAATAAGATGTATTATTCCTATATAATTCTAATGTGGCCTCCTATAGCAATTACAACATGGGGTAGAACAATATTTGGGGGTATCAAAAAGAAAAGGTACAAAAATCATAATAGGTGGAGTATTCTAAAGGTTCCCAATACCATCAATTACTACATTGGGGATATTGGCTTTTGGGGTCTTAGATCTGCACTCACCTGACAGCTGCTCAGTGTCAGCTTTGGGGGACGtgctggatccatcatcagctttgtcccccatcacttctccccttttcctcttgctctcgatactctcctgtatcgggcttccaggtctctttatagccttgataaggctttggttggtgccatctttttcatcctctgatgtttctattttccttttttttggcacctcatatctgctctctctctttctcttcctcaaactctccatattcagctccatagatgaaattctgggctgaggaaggtcctgtccacctctGGATCGCTCCCGGATGGCTCCTGGAACTACTCCTCTAACAGGCCTTCTATTATTcggtattatattatatataacactAAAATTTGCTAAGCGCAAGTAAAAATCGCCTTCACACACTAAGTGATGAAAACAACTGGACGATATTCAGGCTGCAGCAACATTCTGATGACTGTTCTATGACATCACAAAGGGATCACATTCTAtaggtcacatgacatcacaaagAGACCAAAGTCAAAGGTCAAGTGACATCACCGAGAGACCAGTGACATCGTCTGTAACTAGAGGTgaacttgcagtagaatatctgtgtctgcctccagcttttCCCTCTTTCCATAGAACTatgtgagcaccaactgtcatctcctagctCAGTAATGGCAAAAGCTCTACACACTGGACTCGAATTCATTAAGGAGTTTTTGCcagaattttgatgtaaaaattctTAAACTGTAACAAATGTTTTATGCAACTCTTAGTTCCACAaatgttttgtgatttttttttttatgtccaagTATGAGGAAAGTGGACAGAGCTTGGACAGAACGGTGCATGCCCGACAAATTAATCTTAACTTACGTGAAAAAAGTGACAATTTTAGTTTTGCTAGAAATGTTCTCCAGTCACTGACTGGAGTATATTCCTGGCAGCACACATGGCAGTCGTAAGGTACGGCAAATTCAATGAAAGCTACACTCTTCTTATtgaatttggcgcatcttactTCAGTGCACTGTGGGCCACTGAGTGTAAATTACAGTGGAGGGAAAACGTATTtagtcaccaattgtgcaagttctcccacttaaaaagatgagagaggcctgtaattgacattatagtgaccataactatgagagacaacaggagaaaacaaatccagaaaattaccttgtctgatttagcaagattttttatgaaaattatggtgtaaaataagtatttagtcatctaaaaacatgcaagatttctggctctcacagacctgtaatatCTTCTAtaagaggctcttctgtcctctactcattacctgtagtaatggcccttgtttgaacttgttatcattaTATAAGATACCTGCccacaacctcagtcacactccTAACtcaactatggtgaagaccaaagagctgtcaaaggacaccagaaacaaaattgtatccctgcaccaggctgggaagactgactctgcaataggcaagcagcttggtgtgattaaatcaactctggaagcaataataagaaaatggaagacatacaagaccactgataatttcgctcgatctggggctccacgcagcaTCTCACCCCGTgggatcaaaatgatcacaagaatgatgagcaaaaatcccagaaccacaccttGTGAATGACcttcatagagctgggaccaccgtaacaaatcaGTAACACTattccgccagggactcagatcctgcagtgccaaacGTGTtcgcctgcttaagccagtacatgtctgggcccatcTGGTTTGCTAgacagcatttggattatccagaagagtattgggagaatgtcatatggtctgatgaaacaaaagtagaactgtttggtagaaacacaactcgtcgtgtttggaggagacagaatg includes these proteins:
- the LOC142286463 gene encoding protein kinase C delta type-like; translation: MNLNFAGTTPAESPIIVTGLESFTFHKVIGEGGFGKVMLATHKASQQQVAVKMVKKRRLLNKSRDEILIERQVLEMTRKSPFSTRAFSTFQSQDYLFYVMEYLSGGDLRDIMSTNAPFPISVTRFLAAELICGLQFLHSRGIIHRDIKPENILLDSTGHLKIADFGAAVMNIFGDTKTSGWAGTRVYMAPEILQKKPYNTAVDWFSAGLVIYEMATGKHPFYRGKIDETTIKAMINDDPIFPSKMDPQLKAIIKGLLDKDPESRQKFVENIRDHPFFRKINWTDIEEARACPSFQLPPPPVMTSTTMKGVLSFTEANNPIAETCQKLFCGFTFANDGWKVIKSIPKPVISNRRPVKPHRRTFGSIDRDAFQRMWGRIKPWK